In the genome of Mucisphaera calidilacus, one region contains:
- a CDS encoding Type 1 glutamine amidotransferase-like domain-containing protein — translation MAISYTRAKRLAAGDPGQPSCVLHGGYNGWATVIHVRSCMYMERKTLRSTMFSLVGVLVALQASSVRGLQIYTTGNGADSTATPEPGLLLAGGGRDVDSAMRWFRDRVNGGDLVVLRASGSDGYNDYLYHQLPGVRPDSVQTLVIDRRSDAYNGAVLRILERAEGIFIAGGDQADYDAYWRGTPVEDVINEKVAAGTPLGGTSAGLAILGSTAYVARSLSIYSSEALADPYHDYATLEHDFLDVPGLEDLVTDSHFSQRSREGRLAAFTARVLADTPADVARGIGVDEDAALTIDHRGEVTFHGPSNRSATLLRLIDDDLSLTPGQPLTAGPYLEYVLDDGGGFDLDGWRPSGSTGATRTWFAYENGARIDLGNLGDLNFDGVLDAGDLDLLSQTPDHPDGDLNLDGLRDEQDLAFLVRAVMGTELGDANLDGRVDLTDLSTLAFHFDEQDRSWATADFNADGRVDLLDLSILAGGFGFERSAGLPEPSAGLTLLGLMAVSVRRVPG, via the coding sequence ATGGCCATAAGCTACACGAGGGCAAAACGCCTCGCAGCGGGGGATCCCGGGCAGCCGTCGTGCGTGTTGCACGGCGGATATAATGGTTGGGCTACGGTCATCCATGTGAGAAGCTGTATGTATATGGAGAGAAAGACTCTGCGTTCCACCATGTTTTCGCTCGTTGGCGTGTTGGTGGCGCTTCAGGCGTCATCGGTCCGGGGTCTGCAGATCTACACCACCGGCAACGGAGCGGACAGCACCGCCACGCCTGAGCCCGGTCTGCTTCTAGCCGGGGGCGGCCGGGACGTCGACTCTGCCATGCGTTGGTTCCGGGATCGTGTCAACGGCGGCGATCTGGTCGTTCTGAGAGCCTCCGGTTCGGATGGTTACAACGACTATCTGTATCACCAGCTGCCGGGCGTCCGGCCCGACTCGGTCCAGACCCTGGTCATTGATCGCCGGTCGGATGCCTACAACGGGGCGGTCCTTCGTATTCTGGAGCGTGCCGAGGGTATCTTCATCGCGGGCGGTGATCAGGCGGATTACGACGCCTATTGGCGAGGAACGCCTGTGGAAGACGTCATCAACGAGAAGGTCGCCGCGGGCACGCCGTTGGGCGGGACCAGTGCCGGGCTGGCGATACTCGGCTCAACCGCTTACGTGGCCCGTTCGCTTTCGATCTATTCCTCCGAGGCCCTCGCCGATCCCTATCACGACTACGCAACGCTCGAGCATGATTTCCTGGACGTGCCGGGTCTGGAGGATCTTGTCACGGACTCCCATTTCAGCCAGCGCAGTCGCGAGGGACGTCTCGCGGCCTTCACCGCGCGTGTGCTCGCCGATACGCCAGCGGATGTCGCCCGGGGCATCGGCGTCGACGAGGATGCGGCGCTGACGATCGACCATCGCGGCGAGGTGACCTTTCACGGCCCGTCCAATCGCTCGGCAACCCTGCTGAGGCTGATTGATGACGACCTGAGCCTGACGCCGGGTCAGCCCCTGACCGCCGGCCCTTACCTTGAGTATGTGCTCGATGACGGGGGCGGTTTTGATCTCGACGGCTGGCGGCCGTCGGGCAGCACGGGAGCAACGCGCACGTGGTTTGCTTATGAGAACGGTGCACGTATCGACCTGGGGAACCTCGGGGATCTCAATTTCGATGGCGTTCTCGACGCGGGTGATCTTGATCTGCTGAGCCAGACTCCCGATCACCCCGACGGCGACCTCAATCTGGACGGCCTGCGCGACGAGCAGGATCTTGCTTTTCTTGTCCGGGCTGTGATGGGCACCGAACTCGGCGACGCCAACCTCGACGGGCGTGTTGACCTCACCGATCTGTCGACGCTCGCGTTTCACTTCGATGAGCAAGATCGCTCGTGGGCGACGGCGGACTTCAACGCGGACGGCAGGGTCGATCTGCTGGATCTCTCGATCCTCGCCGGTGGCTTCGGCTTTGAACGCTCTGCCGGTCTTCCCGAGCCGTCTGCGGGCCTTACGTTGCTCGGGTTGATGGCGGTTAGCGTCCGGCGCGTACCGGGATAA